In Picosynechococcus sp. PCC 7002, the following are encoded in one genomic region:
- a CDS encoding cofactor assembly of complex C subunit B, whose product MLEQSVITSTLLLTLLLMVGLFFFIRASIKDRTEQVELLAKEPEESIFERLQTYFEQRAYRITTVDGVNNIVTYEGFVPPSGFIAVFLSLLAALGLVCIALVLALLYPNIGFAFLGICLLAPLAGLFYWRKAGKVEKVILQITTQTPITETPTRLITVTAHRDELIQLRQVMPYQLHEA is encoded by the coding sequence GTGTTAGAACAATCCGTAATCACCTCGACCCTCCTCCTTACATTGCTCTTGATGGTCGGTCTGTTTTTCTTCATTCGCGCTTCCATCAAAGATCGCACCGAACAAGTAGAGCTATTGGCAAAAGAGCCTGAAGAATCCATCTTTGAGCGTCTCCAAACCTACTTCGAACAGCGAGCCTATCGGATTACCACCGTTGATGGTGTCAATAATATTGTCACCTATGAAGGTTTTGTTCCTCCCAGTGGTTTTATTGCTGTTTTTTTGAGCCTATTAGCAGCCCTCGGTTTAGTTTGTATTGCCCTGGTCTTAGCACTGCTCTATCCCAATATTGGCTTTGCTTTCCTTGGTATTTGTCTCCTGGCTCCCTTGGCAGGTCTCTTTTACTGGCGTAAGGCAGGGAAGGTAGAAAAAGTTATTTTACAGATCACCACACAAACACCGATTACCGAGACTCCCACCCGATTAATTACGGTGACCGCCCACCGGGATGAGTTGATCCAACTGCGTCAGGTGATGCCTTACCAGCTCCATGAAGCTTAG
- a CDS encoding response regulator transcription factor: protein MKKIRVVLIEDHDLTRIGLRTSLQQCADIELLAEAANGADGLRLLEEIHPDLAIVDIGLPELDGIELTRILKQEKLKDQSHEAQTKVLILTLQDDDAAVLAAFAAGADSYCMKDITFDHLVEAVKTTDSGNSWIDPAIARIVLNQVQGGEPLSGSTVTIQATSPEDQQLLESCPLTDRELEVLQLIVDGCSNSEIAEHLFITVGTVKTHVRNILNKLCADDRTQAAVRALRSGLVG from the coding sequence ATGAAAAAAATTCGGGTTGTTCTAATTGAAGATCATGATTTAACGCGCATCGGGCTAAGAACTTCTCTACAACAATGTGCGGACATTGAACTTTTAGCAGAGGCGGCCAATGGAGCGGATGGATTGCGTTTGTTAGAAGAGATTCATCCTGATTTAGCGATTGTGGATATTGGTTTGCCTGAGCTTGACGGGATTGAGTTGACCCGAATTTTGAAACAGGAAAAGCTCAAGGATCAGTCCCACGAGGCGCAAACAAAGGTTTTGATTTTGACGTTGCAGGATGATGATGCCGCTGTTTTAGCAGCCTTTGCGGCAGGAGCTGATTCCTATTGTATGAAGGATATTACGTTTGATCACTTGGTAGAGGCGGTCAAAACGACAGACTCAGGCAACAGTTGGATTGATCCGGCGATCGCCCGCATTGTCCTCAATCAAGTGCAAGGGGGAGAACCCCTTTCTGGCTCTACAGTTACGATTCAAGCGACTTCCCCAGAAGATCAACAACTCCTAGAAAGCTGTCCCCTAACGGATCGAGAATTGGAAGTACTCCAATTGATTGTTGATGGTTGCAGCAACTCCGAAATTGCCGAGCATTTATTTATCACCGTGGGTACCGTTAAAACCCATGTCCGCAATATTCTCAATAAGCTTTGTGCCGATGACCGTACCCAGGCTGCTGTGCGTGCCCTTCGTTCTGGTCTGGTCGGTTAA
- the queG gene encoding tRNA epoxyqueuosine(34) reductase QueG, translated as MSQLQTDRTIRVKNYALSLGFHLVGIADATVDNAHNQQQLQAWLAAGYQAEMAWMANPKRQDIQACLPGVQSVICVALNYYTPHAHSEAPGVGKISRYGWGRDYHRVLGKRLKAFCQWLTKEFPEEHHRFYVDTGPVQDKVWAERAGLGWIAKNSNVITREYGSWVFLGEVLTTLALTPDQPHTKHCGTCTRCIEACPTEAIAAPFTVDANRCIAYHTIENRAEQLPPHIAPHLQNWVAGCDICQDVCPWNQRFAQPTNIEDFQPYPKHLAPKLAELATLSETEWDQRLTGSALRRIKPAMWRRNAQANLDHQP; from the coding sequence ATGTCGCAGTTGCAAACAGATAGGACTATCCGAGTCAAAAATTATGCTCTAAGTTTAGGATTTCATTTGGTGGGCATTGCCGATGCTACCGTGGACAATGCTCACAATCAACAGCAGTTACAAGCTTGGTTGGCGGCCGGGTATCAGGCGGAAATGGCCTGGATGGCTAACCCGAAACGCCAGGATATCCAAGCCTGTTTACCAGGGGTGCAGTCGGTCATTTGTGTGGCCCTCAACTATTACACACCCCATGCCCATTCTGAGGCACCAGGCGTAGGTAAGATTTCCCGGTACGGCTGGGGCCGAGATTACCATCGTGTCTTAGGCAAACGTCTAAAAGCTTTCTGCCAGTGGCTCACCAAAGAATTTCCGGAGGAACACCACCGTTTCTATGTGGATACCGGGCCTGTCCAGGATAAGGTTTGGGCAGAACGAGCTGGCCTCGGTTGGATTGCCAAAAATAGCAATGTCATTACCAGAGAGTACGGTAGTTGGGTCTTTTTGGGGGAAGTCCTCACCACTTTAGCTTTGACGCCGGATCAGCCCCATACAAAGCATTGTGGTACCTGTACCCGTTGTATCGAGGCTTGTCCAACAGAGGCGATCGCCGCTCCCTTTACCGTTGATGCGAACCGTTGCATCGCCTATCACACCATCGAAAATCGAGCCGAACAACTGCCCCCTCACATTGCCCCACACCTACAAAATTGGGTGGCAGGTTGTGATATCTGTCAGGATGTCTGCCCCTGGAACCAGCGCTTTGCCCAACCCACCAATATTGAAGATTTTCAGCCTTACCCCAAACACCTTGCACCAAAGTTAGCCGAACTTGCCACCTTATCCGAAACAGAATGGGATCAAAGACTCACAGGATCGGCGCTGCGGCGTATTAAACCAGCCATGTGGCGACGTAATGCCCAGGCAAACCTTGACCATCAACCATAG
- the tsf gene encoding translation elongation factor Ts, whose amino-acid sequence MAQISAKLVKELRDKTGAGMMDCKKALGETNGDITKAIEWLRQKGITSAEKKAGRVAAEGLIESYIHTGGGIGVLVEVNCETDFVARGDIFKDLAKGIAMQIAACPNVQYVKVDDIPTEIADKEREIEMGRDDLAGKPDNIKEKIVEGRIAKRLKELSLMDQPYIRDQNMTVEELVKQSIATIGENIQIRRFQRFVLGEGIEKKEEDFAAEVAAQMGQ is encoded by the coding sequence ATGGCACAAATTTCTGCAAAGCTTGTCAAGGAACTGCGCGATAAAACTGGCGCAGGGATGATGGATTGCAAAAAAGCGCTTGGTGAAACCAATGGGGACATCACTAAAGCGATTGAGTGGCTCCGTCAGAAAGGGATTACCTCTGCTGAGAAAAAAGCAGGTCGGGTAGCAGCCGAAGGACTGATCGAAAGCTATATTCACACCGGTGGTGGCATTGGTGTTCTCGTAGAAGTGAACTGCGAAACGGATTTCGTTGCCCGTGGTGATATCTTCAAAGATCTGGCCAAAGGGATTGCGATGCAAATCGCTGCTTGTCCTAATGTTCAGTATGTGAAAGTCGATGACATTCCGACTGAAATTGCCGACAAAGAGCGCGAAATTGAAATGGGTCGCGATGACCTGGCCGGTAAACCCGATAATATCAAAGAAAAGATTGTTGAAGGCCGCATTGCTAAGCGCCTCAAAGAGCTTTCTTTGATGGATCAGCCCTACATCCGTGATCAGAATATGACGGTTGAAGAGCTTGTGAAGCAGTCGATCGCCACCATTGGTGAAAATATCCAAATTCGTCGTTTCCAACGGTTCGTCCTGGGCGAAGGCATTGAGAAAAAAGAAGAAGACTTCGCCGCAGAAGTCGCTGCGCAAATGGGTCAATAG
- the rpsB gene encoding 30S ribosomal protein S2: MPVVSLAELLESGVHFGHQTRRWNPRMAPYIYTSRNGVHIIDLVQTAQLVEQAYTYMKEASENGKHVLFVGTKRQAAGIIAQEAKRCGAFYINQRWLGGMLTNWETIKTRVERLKELEALEESGNLARRPKKEASMLRRELDKLQKYLGGIKNMRKIPDIVVIIDQRREHNAIQECQKLGIPIVSLLDTNCDPQTVDLPIPANDDAIRSIKLIVGKLADAIYAGRHGQPVDDNGDYGDFDEAIDEYADETDASESE; the protein is encoded by the coding sequence ATGCCCGTTGTATCTCTCGCTGAGCTACTAGAATCTGGTGTCCACTTTGGGCACCAAACCCGCCGCTGGAACCCCAGAATGGCACCTTACATCTACACATCCCGTAACGGTGTCCACATCATTGACCTGGTTCAAACTGCGCAACTCGTTGAACAAGCCTACACCTACATGAAGGAAGCTTCCGAAAACGGTAAGCACGTCCTTTTCGTCGGCACCAAACGTCAGGCCGCTGGCATCATTGCCCAAGAAGCAAAACGCTGTGGCGCTTTCTACATCAACCAGCGTTGGCTGGGGGGAATGCTCACCAACTGGGAAACTATTAAAACCCGTGTTGAGCGCCTCAAAGAATTAGAAGCCCTCGAAGAAAGCGGTAACCTTGCTCGCCGTCCGAAAAAAGAAGCCTCCATGCTTCGTCGCGAACTGGACAAGCTGCAAAAATACCTCGGCGGCATTAAGAATATGCGCAAAATCCCTGACATTGTGGTGATCATTGACCAACGTCGGGAGCACAATGCCATCCAAGAATGCCAAAAATTAGGGATTCCCATCGTTTCTCTCCTAGATACCAACTGCGATCCCCAAACCGTTGATTTGCCAATTCCGGCCAACGACGATGCAATTCGTTCCATTAAATTGATTGTGGGTAAATTGGCCGATGCAATTTATGCCGGTCGCCACGGTCAGCCCGTTGATGATAACGGTGACTACGGAGACTTCGATGAAGCAATCGATGAGTACGCCGATGAGACCGATGCATCTGAGTCTGAATAA
- the psaA gene encoding photosystem I core protein PsaA: MAVKVDKDPVPTSFEKWGKPGHFDRTLARGPKTTTWIWNLHADAHDFDSQTSDLEDISRKIFSAHFGHLAVVFVWLSGMYFHGAKFSNYEAWLNNPTVIKPSAQVVWPVVGQGILNGDVGGGFSGIQITSGLFYLWRAAGFTNSYQLYVTAIGGLVMAALMVFAGWFHYHKAAPKLEWFQNAEAMMNHHLSVLLGCGSLGWTGHLIHVSLPVNKLLDSGVAAKDIPLPHEFFDASVMAELYPSFAQGLKPFFTLDWAAYSDFLTFKGGLNPTTGSLWLSDVAHHHLAIAVLFIIAGHMYRTGFGIGHSMKEILEAHKGPFTGEGHKGLYEILTTSWHAQLAVNLALLGSLTIVIAHHMYSMPPYPYMATDYGTQLSLFTHHTWIGGFLIVGAGAHGAIFMVRDYDPAKNVNNLLDRVIRHRDAIISHLNWVCIFLGFHSFGLYIHNDTMRALGRPQDMFSDSAIQLQPIFAQWIQNIHTLAPGGTAPNAIASASQVFGGDVVAIGNKVALMPITLGTADFMVHHIHAFTIHVTVLILLKGLLYSRSSRLVPDKGQLGFRFPCDGPGRGGTCQVSGWDHVFLGLFWMYNSLSIVIFHFSWKMQSDVWGTILPDGSVSHVTGGNFATSAITINGWLRDFLWAQSSQVINSYGSALSAYGIMFLAGHFVFAFSLMFLFSGRGYWQELIESIVWAHNKLKLAPAIQPRALSIVQGRAVGVAHYLLGGIVTTWAFFLARSLSIG, translated from the coding sequence ATGGCAGTAAAGGTTGATAAGGATCCGGTACCAACTTCCTTTGAGAAGTGGGGCAAACCGGGTCACTTTGACCGAACTCTGGCACGGGGTCCAAAAACCACCACCTGGATTTGGAACCTCCATGCTGATGCACATGATTTCGATAGCCAAACAAGTGATCTCGAAGATATTTCGCGCAAAATCTTTAGCGCCCACTTCGGTCACCTTGCTGTAGTCTTTGTTTGGCTCAGCGGCATGTACTTCCATGGCGCAAAATTTTCTAACTATGAAGCTTGGTTAAATAACCCCACTGTTATTAAGCCAAGTGCACAAGTGGTTTGGCCCGTTGTGGGTCAAGGCATTCTGAACGGAGACGTCGGTGGCGGCTTCAGCGGTATTCAAATTACCTCTGGTCTGTTTTACCTCTGGCGTGCTGCTGGTTTTACCAACTCTTATCAGCTCTATGTGACTGCCATTGGCGGTCTTGTTATGGCAGCCCTAATGGTGTTTGCCGGTTGGTTCCACTACCATAAAGCAGCTCCGAAACTGGAATGGTTCCAGAATGCTGAAGCCATGATGAATCACCACCTATCCGTATTGTTAGGTTGTGGTTCTTTGGGCTGGACTGGCCACTTGATCCACGTTTCCCTACCGGTAAACAAGCTCCTAGATTCTGGTGTGGCTGCAAAGGATATTCCTTTACCCCACGAGTTCTTTGATGCTTCGGTAATGGCGGAACTGTATCCCAGCTTTGCCCAGGGTCTGAAGCCTTTCTTTACTTTAGATTGGGCTGCATACTCTGATTTCTTAACCTTTAAGGGTGGCTTGAATCCCACTACTGGTAGCCTCTGGCTTTCTGATGTGGCTCACCACCATTTGGCGATCGCTGTTCTCTTCATCATCGCAGGTCACATGTACCGGACTGGTTTCGGTATTGGCCACAGCATGAAAGAGATCCTCGAAGCCCACAAAGGCCCTTTCACTGGCGAAGGTCACAAAGGTCTTTACGAAATTCTAACCACCTCTTGGCACGCTCAATTGGCGGTTAACCTCGCGCTGCTTGGTTCTTTAACCATCGTCATCGCGCACCACATGTACTCCATGCCTCCCTATCCTTACATGGCAACAGATTACGGCACCCAGCTGTCTCTGTTCACTCACCACACTTGGATTGGCGGCTTCCTCATTGTTGGTGCTGGTGCCCACGGCGCAATTTTCATGGTTCGCGATTACGATCCCGCTAAGAACGTTAACAACCTCTTAGACCGCGTAATTCGTCACCGTGACGCGATTATTTCTCACCTCAACTGGGTTTGTATTTTCCTTGGCTTCCACAGCTTTGGCCTCTACATTCACAATGACACCATGCGTGCGTTGGGTCGTCCCCAAGATATGTTCTCTGATTCTGCGATTCAGTTGCAGCCTATCTTCGCGCAGTGGATTCAAAACATCCATACCCTTGCTCCCGGTGGCACCGCTCCCAATGCGATCGCCTCTGCGAGTCAAGTTTTCGGTGGTGACGTAGTGGCAATCGGCAACAAAGTTGCCCTAATGCCCATCACCCTCGGTACTGCTGACTTCATGGTTCACCATATCCATGCGTTTACCATCCACGTCACTGTACTTATTCTGCTGAAGGGTCTTCTCTATTCCCGCAGCTCCCGTCTCGTACCCGATAAGGGTCAACTGGGCTTCCGCTTCCCCTGTGACGGTCCTGGTCGTGGTGGTACTTGCCAAGTTTCTGGTTGGGACCATGTCTTCCTTGGCTTGTTCTGGATGTACAACTCCCTCTCCATCGTGATTTTCCACTTTAGCTGGAAGATGCAATCCGATGTTTGGGGCACAATCCTCCCAGACGGTAGCGTATCCCACGTCACTGGTGGTAACTTTGCCACAAGCGCAATTACCATTAACGGCTGGCTCCGTGACTTCCTCTGGGCACAGTCTTCTCAGGTGATCAACTCCTACGGTTCTGCACTGTCGGCTTACGGCATCATGTTCCTGGCGGGTCACTTTGTGTTTGCCTTCAGTCTCATGTTCCTCTTCAGTGGACGTGGCTATTGGCAAGAACTCATCGAGTCCATCGTTTGGGCACACAATAAGCTCAAGTTGGCTCCTGCAATTCAACCCCGTGCTTTGAGCATCGTTCAAGGTCGTGCGGTTGGTGTTGCTCACTATCTCCTCGGTGGGATCGTGACAACCTGGGCCTTCTTCCTAGCGAGAAGCTTGTCCATCGGTTAA
- the psaB gene encoding photosystem I core protein PsaB, which produces MATKFPKFSQDLAQDPTTRRIWYGIATAHDFETHDGMTEENLYQKIFASHFGHLAIIFLWTSGTLFHVAWQGNFEQWIKDPLNVRPIAHAIWDPHFGQGAIDAFTQAGASNPVNIAYSGVYHWFYTIGMTTNADLYQGAVFLLILSSLFLFAGWLHLQPKFRPSLAWFKDAESRLNHHLAGLFGVSSLAWTGHLVHVAIPESRGVHVGWDNFLSVKPHPAGLMPFFTGNWGVYAQNPDTAGHVFGTSQGAGTAILTFLGGFHPQTESLWLTDIAHHHLAIAVLFIIAGHMYRTKFGIGHSIKEILNAHQPPSGKLGAGHKGLYDTVNNSLHFQLGLALASLGVITSLVAQHMYSLPSYAFIAKDYTTQAALYTHHQYIAGFLMVGAFAHGAIFFVRDYDPEANKDNVLYRMLEHKEALISHLSWVSLFLGFHTLGLYVHNDVVVAFGTPEKQILIEPVFAQFVQAASGKALYGFDVLLSNADSIASNASAAYLPGWLDAINSGSNSLFLNIGPGDFLVHHAIALGLHTTTLILVKGALDARGSKLMPDKKDFGYSFPCDGPGRGGTCDISAWDAFYLAMFWMLNTLGWLTFYWHWKHLGIWQGNVAQFNENSTYLMGWFRDYLWANSAQLINGYNPYGVNNLSVWAWMFLFGHLVWATGFMFLISWRGYWQELIETIVWAHERTPLANIVRWKDKPVALSIVQARLVGLAHFTVGYVLTYAAFLIASTSGKFG; this is translated from the coding sequence ATGGCAACTAAATTTCCAAAATTTAGCCAAGACCTTGCTCAAGATCCCACTACGCGTCGGATTTGGTACGGAATCGCTACAGCACATGATTTCGAGACCCACGACGGGATGACTGAGGAGAATCTTTACCAAAAGATCTTTGCTTCCCACTTCGGTCACCTCGCAATCATCTTCCTGTGGACTTCCGGCACCCTCTTCCACGTTGCTTGGCAAGGCAATTTCGAGCAGTGGATCAAAGATCCCCTGAACGTCCGTCCCATCGCCCATGCGATCTGGGATCCCCACTTTGGTCAAGGCGCAATTGATGCCTTTACCCAAGCGGGCGCTTCTAACCCTGTAAACATTGCATATTCTGGGGTTTACCATTGGTTCTACACCATTGGGATGACCACCAATGCTGACCTCTACCAAGGCGCAGTATTCCTTCTGATCCTCTCTTCTCTGTTTTTGTTCGCAGGCTGGCTGCACTTGCAACCCAAGTTCCGTCCTAGTCTTGCGTGGTTCAAGGATGCTGAATCTCGCCTCAACCACCACTTAGCTGGTTTGTTTGGTGTCAGTTCTTTGGCTTGGACAGGTCACCTGGTACACGTTGCAATTCCTGAGTCTCGCGGTGTTCATGTTGGCTGGGATAACTTCCTTTCTGTGAAGCCTCACCCCGCTGGTTTGATGCCCTTCTTCACTGGGAACTGGGGTGTGTATGCGCAAAACCCTGATACTGCGGGTCATGTGTTTGGCACATCCCAAGGTGCAGGTACTGCGATTCTGACCTTCCTTGGTGGTTTCCACCCCCAAACGGAGTCTCTCTGGTTGACTGATATTGCCCACCACCACTTGGCGATCGCCGTGCTGTTTATCATCGCGGGTCACATGTATCGCACCAAGTTCGGGATTGGTCACAGCATCAAAGAGATCCTCAATGCCCACCAGCCCCCCTCGGGTAAGCTTGGTGCCGGCCACAAAGGTCTTTACGATACCGTTAACAACTCCCTCCACTTCCAGTTGGGTCTGGCGCTTGCATCCTTGGGTGTAATCACCTCCTTGGTTGCACAGCACATGTACTCTCTGCCTTCCTATGCGTTCATCGCCAAGGATTACACTACCCAGGCAGCACTGTACACCCACCACCAGTACATCGCTGGTTTCTTGATGGTCGGTGCGTTTGCCCACGGTGCGATTTTCTTCGTCCGTGACTACGATCCCGAAGCGAACAAAGACAATGTTCTTTATCGCATGTTGGAGCACAAGGAAGCCCTGATCTCTCACCTCAGCTGGGTATCTCTCTTCCTCGGTTTCCACACCCTCGGACTCTATGTCCACAACGATGTAGTAGTTGCCTTCGGTACCCCTGAAAAGCAAATCCTCATCGAACCTGTCTTTGCTCAGTTTGTCCAAGCGGCTTCTGGTAAAGCACTCTACGGCTTTGATGTACTTCTTTCCAACGCTGATAGCATCGCTTCCAATGCAAGTGCGGCTTATCTTCCCGGCTGGTTAGATGCCATCAACAGCGGTTCTAACTCTCTCTTCCTCAACATTGGTCCTGGTGACTTCCTCGTTCACCACGCGATCGCCCTCGGTCTTCACACCACCACTCTCATTCTTGTGAAAGGTGCGTTGGATGCCCGTGGTTCTAAGCTAATGCCCGATAAGAAAGACTTCGGCTACAGCTTCCCCTGTGATGGCCCCGGTCGTGGCGGTACTTGTGATATCTCCGCTTGGGATGCCTTCTACCTCGCAATGTTCTGGATGCTGAACACCCTGGGCTGGTTGACCTTCTACTGGCACTGGAAGCACCTCGGCATTTGGCAAGGTAACGTTGCTCAGTTCAACGAAAACTCCACCTACCTGATGGGCTGGTTCCGTGACTACCTCTGGGCGAACTCCGCACAGTTGATCAACGGCTACAACCCCTACGGTGTAAACAATCTCTCCGTCTGGGCTTGGATGTTCCTCTTCGGACACCTTGTTTGGGCAACTGGTTTCATGTTCCTCATCTCTTGGCGTGGTTACTGGCAAGAGCTGATCGAAACTATCGTTTGGGCCCACGAGCGCACTCCCCTGGCGAACATTGTTCGTTGGAAGGACAAGCCCGTTGCGCTATCCATCGTTCAGGCTCGTTTGGTTGGTCTCGCTCACTTCACGGTGGGTTACGTCCTCACCTACGCGGCCTTCCTGATTGCCTCGACGTCAGGTAAGTTTGGTTGA
- a CDS encoding amino acid permease, whose amino-acid sequence MASEKKSGLGMFGGVYTPSILTILGVIMYLRFGWVVGNAGLLGSLAIVTLANAITFLTALSICAIATDKVVRVGGAYYMISRSLGLETGGAVGIPLYFAQAFSVALYTIGFAESVVQVFGGLNQLYVALIVTILVGILALTSASIAIKAQYFIMAAIALSLFSLVLGRPLPEAGDILLWGSSAEVTVPFWTVFAVFFPAVTGIMSGVNMSGDLKDPIKAIPIGTLAAVGTGYVIYMLIPLLLAQRGDTASLIEDPLVMQRLSVWGPAILLGVWGATLSSAIGSILGAPRVLQALARDGVLPPWLGFLGSGSGSEDEPRIGTIVTLGVAIAAVCIGDLNIIAPVLTMFFLTTYLVLNISAGIETLLQSPSFRPTFRVHWALSLLGAVGCLGVMFLINAIATVVAALIVTIIYFWLQRRELQVTWGDVRRGLWMALISKAIYQVAGAEDSKNWRPHLLVLSGAPRKRWSLIELADGFSHNRALMTVATVLPEGSRDPGQQVKMETTIRDYLAKRGVKALVRLSTADDPFVGALNLIETYGLGDLTPNTVLLGSTESPERFAAYCHLLQQVHIAQRNIIIFHENPERVFGRKKRIDIWWGGVQSNGGLMLMLAYLLRTDIRWRSAQIYLKLVVQDATAAQAARLNLESLISSARIKAEPMVIIAGDRSFEDILYQSSASADLVFLGMARPHEPANFQDYYKSLSQRAQNLPSTVFVLAAPDFAFAEVVGAPRKVST is encoded by the coding sequence ATGGCGAGTGAGAAAAAATCTGGGTTAGGAATGTTTGGGGGGGTCTACACCCCTTCTATTTTGACCATCCTTGGGGTGATCATGTATCTCCGGTTTGGTTGGGTTGTGGGTAATGCAGGATTGTTAGGCTCCCTCGCCATTGTTACCCTCGCCAATGCCATTACCTTTTTAACGGCCCTTTCGATCTGTGCGATCGCCACGGATAAGGTGGTTCGTGTGGGGGGCGCTTACTACATGATTAGTCGCTCTTTGGGACTCGAAACCGGCGGGGCGGTGGGAATCCCGTTGTATTTCGCCCAGGCCTTTTCGGTGGCCCTATACACCATTGGTTTTGCGGAGAGTGTTGTCCAGGTTTTTGGTGGCTTAAATCAGCTTTATGTGGCTTTGATTGTGACAATTTTAGTGGGAATTTTAGCCCTCACTTCCGCCAGCATTGCCATTAAAGCCCAGTACTTCATCATGGCGGCGATCGCCCTTTCTCTTTTTTCCCTGGTGCTGGGTCGCCCCTTGCCCGAAGCTGGAGATATTCTCCTATGGGGTTCTAGCGCTGAGGTGACAGTCCCCTTTTGGACAGTTTTCGCAGTATTTTTTCCGGCAGTTACGGGGATTATGTCTGGCGTAAATATGTCCGGTGATCTCAAGGATCCGATTAAAGCAATTCCCATTGGTACTCTGGCTGCCGTGGGTACTGGCTATGTGATCTATATGCTCATTCCGTTGCTGTTGGCCCAACGGGGAGATACAGCCAGTCTCATTGAGGATCCCCTGGTGATGCAACGCTTGTCTGTTTGGGGGCCAGCGATTTTATTGGGGGTCTGGGGAGCAACGCTCAGTAGCGCAATTGGGAGTATCCTCGGTGCCCCTAGGGTTTTACAAGCCCTCGCCCGGGATGGCGTGTTGCCGCCATGGTTAGGTTTTCTGGGATCTGGTAGTGGGTCGGAGGATGAGCCGCGTATTGGCACCATTGTCACTTTGGGGGTGGCGATCGCCGCTGTTTGTATTGGTGATCTCAACATCATTGCGCCGGTGTTGACGATGTTTTTCTTGACCACTTATCTTGTCCTCAATATTTCTGCCGGTATTGAAACTCTCCTCCAAAGTCCTTCCTTCCGACCGACCTTCCGGGTGCACTGGGCGCTTTCTCTGTTGGGGGCTGTGGGCTGCCTTGGGGTGATGTTTTTAATCAATGCGATCGCCACGGTCGTTGCCGCTTTGATCGTGACGATCATTTACTTTTGGCTACAGCGGCGGGAACTCCAAGTCACCTGGGGAGATGTTCGGCGTGGCCTGTGGATGGCCCTGATTAGTAAAGCGATTTATCAAGTGGCGGGAGCCGAAGATAGCAAAAACTGGCGGCCTCACCTCCTGGTGCTTTCTGGGGCACCCCGAAAACGTTGGTCTTTAATCGAACTAGCAGATGGTTTTAGTCACAATCGGGCCTTGATGACGGTGGCCACAGTGCTCCCCGAAGGCTCCCGCGACCCTGGTCAACAGGTGAAAATGGAAACCACAATCCGCGATTACTTGGCAAAACGGGGTGTAAAAGCCTTGGTACGTCTCAGTACCGCCGATGATCCCTTTGTTGGCGCCTTAAATTTAATTGAAACCTATGGCCTAGGCGATTTAACCCCCAACACGGTTTTGCTGGGCAGTACAGAATCACCCGAACGATTTGCTGCCTACTGTCATCTTTTGCAGCAGGTTCACATTGCCCAACGCAATATTATTATCTTCCATGAAAATCCAGAGCGGGTTTTTGGTCGTAAAAAACGAATTGACATCTGGTGGGGCGGGGTTCAGAGCAATGGCGGCTTAATGTTGATGCTGGCTTATTTGCTCCGTACCGATATCCGGTGGCGCAGTGCCCAGATTTACCTCAAGCTGGTGGTACAGGATGCCACAGCCGCCCAGGCCGCCCGTTTAAACCTGGAGTCCCTGATTAGTAGTGCCCGCATCAAAGCAGAACCAATGGTTATTATCGCTGGCGATCGCTCCTTTGAAGATATCCTGTACCAATCCTCTGCGAGTGCAGATCTTGTTTTCCTTGGCATGGCCCGCCCCCACGAGCCCGCCAATTTCCAGGATTATTACAAAAGCCTTTCCCAGCGGGCCCAGAACCTACCAAGCACCGTGTTTGTTCTCGCCGCCCCCGATTTTGCCTTTGCAGAAGTGGTGGGTGCGCCCCGAAAAGTGAGCACTTAA